A window of Patescibacteria group bacterium contains these coding sequences:
- the rpmE gene encoding 50S ribosomal protein L31 yields MKKEIHPKYYPNAVITCSCGAKFYVGSTVEKMEVEICSHCHPFYT; encoded by the coding sequence ATGAAAAAAGAAATTCATCCAAAATATTATCCAAATGCCGTCATAACTTGCTCCTGTGGAGCAAAGTTTTATGTTGGCTCAACAGTAGAAAAAATGGAGGTTGAAATTTGTTCTCATTGTCATCCTTTTTATAC